One Saimiri boliviensis isolate mSaiBol1 chromosome 5, mSaiBol1.pri, whole genome shotgun sequence genomic window carries:
- the CDCA7 gene encoding cell division cycle-associated protein 7 isoform X2, with amino-acid sequence MDARRVPQKDLRVKNLKKFRYVKLISMETSSSSDDSCDSFASDNFANTKPKFRSDISEELANVFYEDSDNESFCGFSESEVQDVLDHCGFLQKPRPDVTNELASIFHADSDDESFCGFSESEIQDGMRLQSVREGCRTRSQCRHSGPLRVAMKFPARSTKGATNKKAELPQSSENSVTDSNSDSEDESGMNFLEKRALNIKQNKAMLAKLMSELESFPGSFPGRHSLPGSNSQSRRPRRRTFPGAASRRNPERRARPLTRSRTRILGSVDTLPMEEEEEEEDKYMLVRKRKTMDSYMNEVDVPRSRRSRSSLTLPHVIRPVEEITEDDLENICSNSREKIYNRSLGSTCHQCRQKTIDTKTNCRNPNCCGVRGQFCGPCLRNRYGEEVRDALLDPNWHCPPCRGICNCSFCRQRDGRCATGVLVYLAKYHGFGNVHAYLKSLKQEFEMQA; translated from the exons ATGGACGCTCGCCGCGTGCCG CAGAAAGATCTCAGAgtaaagaacttaaagaaattcaGATATGTGAAGTTGATTTCCATGGAAACCTCATCATCCTCTGATGACAGTTGTGACAGCTTTGCTTCTGATAATTTTGCAAACACG aaaccTAAATTCAGGTCAGATATCAGTGAAGAACTGGCAAATGTTTTTTATGAGGACTCTGATAATGAATCTTTCTGCGGCTTTTCAGAAAGTGAGGTGCAAGATGTATTAGACCATTGTGGATTTTTACAGAAACCAAGGCCAGATGTCACTAACGAACTGGCTAGTATTTTTCATGCCGACTCTGACGATGAATCATTTTGCGGTTTCTCAGAGAGTGAGATACAAGATGGAATG AGGCTGCAGTCAGTTCGGGAAGGCTGTAGGACCCGCAGCCAGTGCAGGCACTCTGGACCTCTCAGGGTGGCCATGAAGTTTCCAGCTCGAAGTACCAAGGGAGCAACCAACAAAAAAGCAGAGCTCCCACAGTCCTCTGAGAATTCTGTGACTGATTCCAACTCCGATTCCGAAGATGAAAGTGGGATGAATTTTCTGGAGAAAAGGGctttaaatataaagcaaaacaaagcaatg CTTGCAAAACTCATGTCTGAGTTAGAAAGCTTCCCTGGCTCGTTCCCTGGAAGACATTCCCTCCCAGGCTCCAACTCA CAATCAAGGAGACCTCGAAGGCGTACATTCCCAGGTGCTGCGTCCAGGAGAAACCCTGAACGGAGAGCTCGTCCTCTCACCAGGTCAAGGACCCGGATCCTCGGGTCCGTTGACACCCTAcccatggaggaggaggaggaggaagaggataagTACATGTTGGTGAGAAAGAGGAAGACCATGGACAGCTACATGAAC GAAGTCGACGTGCCCAGAAGTCGTCGCTCCAGGTCATCCCTGACCCTTCCGCATGTCATTCGCCCAGTGGAAGAAATTACAGAGGACGATCTGGAGAACATCTGCAGCAACTCTCGAGAGAAGATCTATAACCGTTCACTG GGCTCTACTTGTCATCAATGCCGTCAGAAGACTATTGATACCAAAACAAACTGCAGAAACCCAAACTGCTGTGGCGTTCGAGGACAGTTCTGTGGACCCTGCCTTCGAAACCGTTATGGTGAAGAGGTCAGGGATGCTCTGCTTGATCCG AACTGGCATTGCCCACCTTGTCGAGGAATCTGCAACTGCAGTTTCTGCCGGCAGCGAGATGGACGGTGTGCAACTGGGGTCCTTGTGTATTTAGCCAAATATCATGGCTTTGGGAATGTGCATGCCTACTTGAAAAG TCTGAAACAGGAATTTGAAATGCAAGCATAA
- the CDCA7 gene encoding cell division cycle-associated protein 7 isoform X1, with translation MDARRVPQKDLRVKNLKKFRYVKLISMETSSSSDDSCDSFASDNFANTRLQSVREGCRTRSQCRHSGPLRVAMKFPARSTKGATNKKAELPQSSENSVTDSNSDSEDESGMNFLEKRALNIKQNKAMLAKLMSELESFPGSFPGRHSLPGSNSQSRRPRRRTFPGAASRRNPERRARPLTRSRTRILGSVDTLPMEEEEEEEDKYMLVRKRKTMDSYMNEVDVPRSRRSRSSLTLPHVIRPVEEITEDDLENICSNSREKIYNRSLGSTCHQCRQKTIDTKTNCRNPNCCGVRGQFCGPCLRNRYGEEVRDALLDPNWHCPPCRGICNCSFCRQRDGRCATGVLVYLAKYHGFGNVHAYLKSLKQEFEMQA, from the exons ATGGACGCTCGCCGCGTGCCG CAGAAAGATCTCAGAgtaaagaacttaaagaaattcaGATATGTGAAGTTGATTTCCATGGAAACCTCATCATCCTCTGATGACAGTTGTGACAGCTTTGCTTCTGATAATTTTGCAAACACG AGGCTGCAGTCAGTTCGGGAAGGCTGTAGGACCCGCAGCCAGTGCAGGCACTCTGGACCTCTCAGGGTGGCCATGAAGTTTCCAGCTCGAAGTACCAAGGGAGCAACCAACAAAAAAGCAGAGCTCCCACAGTCCTCTGAGAATTCTGTGACTGATTCCAACTCCGATTCCGAAGATGAAAGTGGGATGAATTTTCTGGAGAAAAGGGctttaaatataaagcaaaacaaagcaatg CTTGCAAAACTCATGTCTGAGTTAGAAAGCTTCCCTGGCTCGTTCCCTGGAAGACATTCCCTCCCAGGCTCCAACTCA CAATCAAGGAGACCTCGAAGGCGTACATTCCCAGGTGCTGCGTCCAGGAGAAACCCTGAACGGAGAGCTCGTCCTCTCACCAGGTCAAGGACCCGGATCCTCGGGTCCGTTGACACCCTAcccatggaggaggaggaggaggaagaggataagTACATGTTGGTGAGAAAGAGGAAGACCATGGACAGCTACATGAAC GAAGTCGACGTGCCCAGAAGTCGTCGCTCCAGGTCATCCCTGACCCTTCCGCATGTCATTCGCCCAGTGGAAGAAATTACAGAGGACGATCTGGAGAACATCTGCAGCAACTCTCGAGAGAAGATCTATAACCGTTCACTG GGCTCTACTTGTCATCAATGCCGTCAGAAGACTATTGATACCAAAACAAACTGCAGAAACCCAAACTGCTGTGGCGTTCGAGGACAGTTCTGTGGACCCTGCCTTCGAAACCGTTATGGTGAAGAGGTCAGGGATGCTCTGCTTGATCCG AACTGGCATTGCCCACCTTGTCGAGGAATCTGCAACTGCAGTTTCTGCCGGCAGCGAGATGGACGGTGTGCAACTGGGGTCCTTGTGTATTTAGCCAAATATCATGGCTTTGGGAATGTGCATGCCTACTTGAAAAG TCTGAAACAGGAATTTGAAATGCAAGCATAA